The Pyrus communis chromosome 2, drPyrComm1.1, whole genome shotgun sequence genome includes a window with the following:
- the LOC137722033 gene encoding CDT1-like protein a, chloroplastic: MSSSQTLRSRTPRSREKKALNPNPSKVSGNEALSTQTPQKSEALTRRAQNANFALSIGDIRRAAAKSVGELIQKRRTDQIDPWGEEALKKTCVSFPEKLPEMRFTYGHLAQLKFVMPEVIQIKKVLIKDERTSCLKPYLHVTINADALESDGKSKSEGGGSMHLRKLFHKRLADLSKIPS; this comes from the exons ATGAGTTCCTCGCAAACCCTCAGATCCAGGACACCCAGAAGCCGGgaaaagaaagccctaaaccCAAATCCCTCGAAAGTCTCAGGCAACGAGGCACTGAGCACCCAGACCCCTCAGAAGTCCGAAGCACTCACCCGCCGTGCCCAAAACGCCAACTTCGCGCTCTCCATAGGAGACATCAGAAGGGCCGCCGCCAAGAGCGTCGGCGAATTGATCCAGAAGCGACGGACCGACCAGATCGATCCATGGGGAGAGGAAGCCTTGAAGAAGACTTGTGTCAGTTTCCCAGAGAAGCTACCCGAGAT GAGGTTTACATATGGTCACTTGGCTCAGCTGAAGTTTGTTATGCCTGAGGTGATTCAAATAAAGAAAGTGCTTATTAAGGATGAGAGAACCAGTTGTCTGAAGCCGTATCTTCATGTCACCATCAATGCTGATGCATTGGAGAGCGATGGAAAGTCAAAATCCGAAGGTGGTGGGAGTATGCATTTGAGGAAGTTATTTCATAAGCGGCTTGCTGATCTTTCCAAAATCCCATCCTGA